A genomic stretch from Aedes albopictus strain Foshan chromosome 2, AalbF5, whole genome shotgun sequence includes:
- the LOC134283998 gene encoding sugar transporter SWEET1-like yields MESLAVALQPYKDTVGLSAAVITVLQFFSGVFVVNDIRRKGSSEGFSAGPFLGGAVFSLLNVQFGQMLQDDAMIKVNLIGLGLNVVYVCAFYWYTLGPAKNKVWGQIGLAGAIAAGLLAYVQYEDPKVVEFRFGMILTVILLILVGMPLLGLGEILKNKSTEGLPFPIILSGSFVSLAWLLYGVILRSNFLVAQNVIALALGLVQLSLFVIFPSKPSSSTKKATKSDKKTN; encoded by the exons ATGGAGTCCCTGGCCGTGGCACTGCAGCCGTACAAGGACACCGTCGGACTGTCGGCGGCCGTCATAACGGTGTTGCAGTTCTTCAGCGGAGTGTTCGTGGTGAACGATATCCGGCGGAAGGGTAGCTCGGAAGGATTTTCCGCTGGACCGTTCCTCGGTGGTGCGGTGTTCAGCTTGCTCAACGTCCAGTTCGGGCAGATGCTGCAGGACGATGCCATGATCAAGGTCAATCTGATTGGATTGGGTCTGAATGTGGTGTACGTGTGTGCGTTCTATTGGTACACACTGGGACCGGCCAAGAACAAAGTGTGGGGACAAATCGGTCTGGCCGGAGCGATTGCCGCCGGGCTGTTGGCGTACGTGCAGTACGAAGACCCCAAGGTGGTCGAGTTTCGCTTCGGAATGATACTGACCGTTATACTGCTGATACTGGTTGGGATGCCGCTGCTGGGGTTG ggagaaattttgaagaacaAAAGCACCGAAGGACTACCATTCCCGATCATACTATCTGGTAGCTTCGTTTCGCTCGCCTGGTTATTGTACGGAGTCATCTTGAGAAGTAACTTCCTCGTG GCACAAAATGTGATCGCTCTGGCGTTGGGTTTGGTTCAGCTGTCGCTGTTTGTAATCTTCCCGAGTAAACCGTCATCGTCCACCAAAAAGGCGACCAAATCCGACAAGAAGACAAACTAA